ACACACGCATTCGGTCCACATCCGTGCACAGGACCACACGCCTCAGCCATTCGAGTGCCATTCGAGTGAACGCGGACAGGAGCGGCCATGCCCACACCCCATCAGTCGTCGACGGAGCAGCTAGAAAGGACCGAACCCCACCATCGCGGCGCGCGCGTCCAACGTTTCGCGCCCGCTTCGCGCCCTGTCGAGTCCGAGCTCCAGTCCCCAGGTGATTTCATGATCGGTCGCATTCCCGTCCTCGATGTCCAGCCGCTCGTCGACTGCGGCAGAAGGCCCGCCAAGGCCGTCGCCGGTGAAACCTTCCAGGTCACCGCGACCGTCTTCCGCGAGGGCCATGACGCGGTCGCGGCCGATGTCGTGCTGCGGGATCCGAGCGGGCGCCCCGGCCCCTGGACGCCGATGCGCGAGCTCGCTCCGGGCACCGACCGCTGGGGCGCCGAGGTGACGCCGGACGCGGAGGGCCGCTGGACCTACACGGTCGAGGCCTGGAGCGACCCGGTCACCACCTGGCGCCACGCGGCGCAGATCAAGATCCCGGCGGGGATCGACACCGCGCTCGTCCTGGCGGAGGGTGCCGAGCTGTACGAGCGGGCCGCGGAGGGCGTACCGAAGCGGGACGGACGCGAGGCGGTGCTGGCCGCGGTCGACGCCCTGCGCGACACGTCCCGGCCGGCCGCCGCCCGGCTGGCCGCGGCCCTCGCCCCCGAGGCGGCCGCAGCGCTGGCGCGTAACCCCCTGCGCGAGCTGGTCACCGCGTCGCGTCCGCACCCGCTCGTCGTGGAGCGCCGGCGTGCACTGTTCGGCTCCTGGTACGAGCTGTTCCCCCGCTCCGAGGGCGCCAGGGTCGAACCGGCCAAGGCGCCGCGCAAGAGCCGTACGGGCAAGCCGGCCGCCGCCCCGAAGCCGCCCCGGATCATCAGCGGCACCTTCCGCACAGCGGCCGAACGCCTGCCCGCGGTCGCCGCGATGGGGTTCGACGTGGTCTACCTCCCGCCCATCCACCCCATCGGCACCACCCATCGCAAGGGCCCCAACAACTCCCTCTCCCCCGCCGCGCACGACGTGGGCGTGCCGTGGGCGATCGGTTCCGCCGAGGGCGGTCATGACGCGGTCCACCCGGATCTCGGCACCCTGGACGACTTCGACCACTTCGTCGAGACGGCCCGCACCCTGCGCATGGAGATCGCGCTGGACTTCGCTCTCCAGTGCTCGCCCGACCATCCGTGGGTGGAGAAGCACCCCGAGTGGTTCCACCACCGGGCGGACGGCACCATCGCCTATGCGGAGAATCCGCCGAAGAAATACCAGGACATCTATCCGATCGCCTTCGACAGGGATCTGCGGGGGATCGTCACGGAGACCGTACGCATCCTGCGTTTCTGGATGGATCACGGCGTACGCATCTTCCGGGTCGACAATCCGCACACCAAGCCGGTGATCTTCTGGGAAAAGGTGATCTCCGACATCAATCGCACCGACCCCGACGTGATCTTCCTGGCCGAGGCATTCACCCGCCCCGCGATGATGCGCACCCTCGCCGCCGTCGGATTCCAGCAGTCGTACACCTACTTCACCTGGCGCAACACCCGGCAGGAAATCACGGAGTACGTG
This genomic interval from Streptomyces sp. NBC_00464 contains the following:
- a CDS encoding alpha-1,4-glucan--maltose-1-phosphate maltosyltransferase; translated protein: MIGRIPVLDVQPLVDCGRRPAKAVAGETFQVTATVFREGHDAVAADVVLRDPSGRPGPWTPMRELAPGTDRWGAEVTPDAEGRWTYTVEAWSDPVTTWRHAAQIKIPAGIDTALVLAEGAELYERAAEGVPKRDGREAVLAAVDALRDTSRPAAARLAAALAPEAAAALARNPLRELVTASRPHPLVVERRRALFGSWYELFPRSEGARVEPAKAPRKSRTGKPAAAPKPPRIISGTFRTAAERLPAVAAMGFDVVYLPPIHPIGTTHRKGPNNSLSPAAHDVGVPWAIGSAEGGHDAVHPDLGTLDDFDHFVETARTLRMEIALDFALQCSPDHPWVEKHPEWFHHRADGTIAYAENPPKKYQDIYPIAFDRDLRGIVTETVRILRFWMDHGVRIFRVDNPHTKPVIFWEKVISDINRTDPDVIFLAEAFTRPAMMRTLAAVGFQQSYTYFTWRNTRQEITEYVTELSGESASVMRPNFFVNTPDILPGHLQEGGRPAFEARAVLAATLSPSWGVYAGYELCENTPVRNGSEEYLDSEKYEIRPRDWEAAEREGRSLAPLITTLNRIRRRHPALQQLRDVHFHSSDNDALIVYSKRSGSNIVLTVVNLDPHHTQEATVSLDMPQLGLERHESVPVRDELTGHSYHWGRTFYVRLEPGVTPAHIAVLRPSPPTGGSPTP